The sequence CCAGCGCGCGCCGGGTCCGCGCGAACCCGTTCACCCGGCTCCACGCCAACCGCCCGACCCGCCGCCCCCCGGAAGCAACCCGAGCGCCCGCCTCCCCCGCCCCCGGCTCCCCCGCCCCCGGCTCGGCCGCGCCCGGCTCGGCCGCGCCCGGCTCGCGCGGGCCCGCCGCGGGGCGCGCGCCCGCCCCGCGCCCCGCCTCGGCGCTCATCGCGACACCGCCTCCGCCGACCGCACCGATCGCACCACGTGTCCATCCGCTCGAAGCGCAGCCACCACCGCGGCCACCTCCCCCGCGTCCACCACGACCTCGATCACCCGCGCCTCGGCCGACGCGGCGACGGAGGTCAGCCGTCCCTCGGCGATGCGCCACTCGGCGTCCGGGCGCAGCCCGGCGAGCTCGCCGCGGTGGTCGGACACCACGCACACCCCACCGGCCGAGATCACCTCCTGCACCAGCAACGGCAGCTCCGACCGGGTGGCCGCGTCCAACCCCTCCCACGGCTCGTCCAGCACCAGCAGCCCGGGCCGGACCAGCAGCGCCTGCACGAGCCCGACCTTCTGCGCGGTGCCCTTCGACAGCTCCGACAGCCGCGTGTCGAGGAACGGCGTCAGGAACAACCGCTCGGCCCAGGCCGAGATCGCGGCCGCACCGACGACGAGCCCCCGCACCCGCCCGGCGGTGGTCAGGTACTGCCGGACGGTCCAGGCCTGCTCGGCCGGGAACCGCTCCGGAACCCACCCCACGACCGCGGGCCGCCCCACCACCGAACCCCGGCTCGCCGGGAGCACCCCGGCCAGCACGCGCAGCAGCGTCGTCTTCCCGGCGCCGTTCCGGCCGGTCACCGCGGTCACCGTGCCGCGCGGCAGCACGCCGTTGACCCCGGACAGCACCCACGGACCGCGCCGTCCGAATCGTACGGAGACGTTCTGCAGCGCCAGACCGGTCACGGTCAGCGATCGTACGCAACGCACGCCAGCCGCGTGGCCTACCGGGACGCCCGTGTCCGCAGTGAACCGCGTCGTCCCCCGGGGTTCACAACGAGCCGTTCGTCTGTGCCCCGGACCGGTCGCAGCTGGTAACAGTTACGTGTCGGATCACCCGTCGGCGTCGGCTCGGGGGCACCGATGCTCGTCCCGCAACTGTTGCGTCCGTTGCCGTCGGGGCCGCAGGCAGATGGACCTGGCGCAAGGGTGCTCGACGCCTCGTCTTATACGGTCATCGCTGGCCCCAGCGGCTCTTATCTGGCCGAACGGCTCGCCTCGGCACTCGCCGCCAGAAATCGGTGGAACAGCTGCGTCTGGCTCCGGGGACCCCGCCCGTCCGCGGAGTCGCTCGCGGTCGCGCTGAGCGAGGCCTGCGCCACACGATGGGGCGACGGCGGCCCGCCGGCCGGGTCCGGCTCCCGGCGCCTGCTCGAGCGCGCGATGCTGCTCGCGCCGCCGGACGCCGTCGTCGTGCTGGAGACCACCGGCCGGGTCACGGCCGCGATCGGCCGGCTGATGACCGATCTGCGTCCGCTCGCGGTGGAGCGGGGGATCCACCTCGTCGTCGCGACCGAGGGACGGCAGCTCCCGCTCCTCCGGTACGGTCCGGACGCGC comes from Cryptosporangium phraense and encodes:
- a CDS encoding ABC transporter ATP-binding protein, producing the protein MTGLALQNVSVRFGRRGPWVLSGVNGVLPRGTVTAVTGRNGAGKTTLLRVLAGVLPASRGSVVGRPAVVGWVPERFPAEQAWTVRQYLTTAGRVRGLVVGAAAISAWAERLFLTPFLDTRLSELSKGTAQKVGLVQALLVRPGLLVLDEPWEGLDAATRSELPLLVQEVISAGGVCVVSDHRGELAGLRPDAEWRIAEGRLTSVAASAEARVIEVVVDAGEVAAVVAALRADGHVVRSVRSAEAVSR